One genomic window of bacterium includes the following:
- a CDS encoding glycosyltransferase family 2 protein produces MNKVSIVIPAYNEEKSIGALIDTLRENMQGYEYEIIVVDDASKDKTANITQDKGTCLIQLPKNRGYGFAIKTGIKKAKYEIIAIIDADGTYPVSEMPMLINSIGEYDMVVGARKKQKIPLIRRPAKFFLNMLANYLTEAQIPDLNSGMRVFKKDIALKFFNILPDRFSFTITITLAMLTNDYLVKFIPIDYLPREGKSKIRPIRDTYNFILLIIRTVMYFNPLKIFIPLSLTLFLIAMVVFCYSYFVLDKVMDITVIVILMTCVQILAIGLLADLVDKRS; encoded by the coding sequence ATGAATAAAGTAAGTATTGTTATCCCGGCTTATAATGAAGAAAAGAGTATTGGTGCTTTAATTGATACACTCCGCGAAAATATGCAGGGCTATGAGTATGAGATAATCGTTGTTGATGATGCCTCGAAAGATAAAACGGCTAATATTACTCAAGACAAAGGAACTTGTTTAATCCAACTTCCTAAAAATAGAGGATATGGTTTTGCGATTAAAACAGGTATTAAAAAGGCTAAATATGAAATCATAGCGATTATAGATGCGGATGGAACATATCCGGTTTCAGAAATGCCAATGCTAATTAATTCTATTGGTGAATACGATATGGTGGTTGGAGCAAGAAAGAAACAAAAAATCCCACTTATCCGCAGACCAGCCAAGTTTTTCTTAAATATGTTAGCCAACTATCTCACTGAGGCACAAATTCCGGACTTGAATTCAGGTATGCGTGTCTTTAAAAAAGATATTGCCTTGAAATTCTTTAATATATTACCTGATAGATTTTCTTTTACCATTACGATTACTCTGGCAATGCTCACAAATGATTATTTAGTAAAATTTATCCCCATAGATTACCTGCCGCGGGAAGGCAAATCTAAAATAAGACCGATTCGCGATACCTATAATTTTATCCTGCTTATTATTCGGACAGTGATGTATTTTAATCCTTTAAAGATATTTATTCCTTTGAGTCTGACACTATTTTTAATCGCAATGGTTGTTTTTTGCTATAGTTATTTTGTGCTTGATAAAGTGATGGATATTACTGTCATCGTTATTTTAATGACTTGCGTGCAAATCCTGGCAATTGGACTTTTAGCAGATTTAGTGGATAAAAGGAGTTAA
- the atpG gene encoding ATP synthase F1 subunit gamma codes for MAMMRDIKRRIKSIKNIQQITRAMMLVAAAKMKKAEMSITSARPYAYGLNEILSSLALRVEREEDYPLLLKREVKTSGLLMFTSQRGLCGGFNTNLIKNVFHYLEEERDKSIDIKLMIIGRKGFNFFKRFDYNIPFTLPTPDQVTYKFAEGLTKRVIDLYISNEIDEITCVYNEFKSVFRQQVVREKLLPIIPLSPPSSKIVSEYLYEPSKKEILNTLLEKHIVVQLHRILLESQAFEHAARMVAMESATTNAKKMINELWLSFNRARQASITKEIAEITGTAEALKG; via the coding sequence ATGGCTATGATGCGTGATATAAAAAGAAGGATAAAATCGATTAAAAATATCCAACAAATTACTCGAGCAATGATGCTTGTTGCCGCCGCTAAAATGAAGAAAGCAGAGATGAGTATTACTTCTGCCAGACCTTATGCCTATGGGTTAAATGAGATTCTCAGCAGTCTGGCATTAAGGGTAGAAAGAGAAGAAGATTATCCACTACTTTTAAAACGGGAAGTTAAAACATCAGGATTACTTATGTTCACTTCTCAAAGAGGGTTGTGTGGTGGATTTAATACCAATCTGATTAAAAATGTATTTCATTATTTAGAAGAAGAGCGGGATAAATCTATTGATATTAAATTAATGATAATCGGGAGAAAAGGATTTAATTTTTTTAAACGATTTGATTACAATATACCATTTACACTTCCTACACCTGACCAGGTTACTTATAAATTTGCGGAAGGACTAACAAAAAGAGTTATTGATTTATACATCTCTAATGAAATAGATGAGATAACTTGTGTCTATAATGAATTCAAATCTGTTTTTAGACAACAAGTAGTTCGAGAAAAATTACTGCCTATTATTCCCCTGTCACCTCCTTCTTCCAAAATAGTCTCAGAGTATCTCTATGAGCCTTCTAAAAAAGAGATATTAAATACCCTGCTTGAAAAACATATCGTTGTGCAACTTCATCGTATTCTATTAGAGTCACAGGCATTTGAACATGCGGCAAGAATGGTTGCGATGGAATCCGCGACAACTAATGCCAAAAAGATGATAAATGAGTTATGGCTTTCTTTCAACCGAGCAAGACAAGCCTCTATTACCAAGGAAATAGCAGAAATTACAGGAACCGCTGAAGCACTTAAAGGATAA